The DNA segment CCCTCCATGAACTAGCACACTTAGAAATGTTCttgcaacatatttttttatttatatgtgtTGTAATATTTCCAGCCTATCTgtcacaaagaagaaaaataggaataagaataaaaattattcgCCTTTAAACTTTAACATTatgatgaaataataaaatcttcagaatgtttatatttttttcttattttatacaGATTGTCAAATGGACATTTTTGAAGATCAAGAATTTTCAGGAACAAATATTACAAGTTTTTTCACTCCCGATATCTCTGCCTGCCAAACTATTTGTACATATTTTCCAAAGTGCTTGTTCTTTACATTCTTTACCAAGGAATGGCAAATAGAATCCCAAAGGTAACTATGACACTAATTCTTTACGtagtcttttttatttctaaagaccacagtttttttttaaccactatTTTCTTACACTATGTCTATTTTTGTTAAAAGGCTATTTTCAGTAAAGCAGAACTTTTTATGGTTTGAATGCCTAAGTCTAGAATTTCCTGTGAGCATTTCATCTGTTCTCCAGTGAAATCAGGCATTTTGTCTTGCAGCTGTATATCTGCTGTCAAGCTGAAAAGAATTGTAGACATCAAAGAGTGAGTGAGCCTCCAGATTGCTTTAAAGACCTAAAGCTGAATTTCATTATGTTATTAAGTGTAATTGGTTTTCCTAGCAGTATTAAGTTATTTACTTGAAAAGATTTTCCATTAAGTTAAcaggtttaaaaatgtttctattgAGTTTCTTTCCTTCAGACTTGGTAGTAAGAGAATCATTAAAAATCTGCATTCCACACAGAACAGAAGAATAAAGTTTCAAGAGAATTTCAGGGAGAAGCAAAGATGAGATGATCTGTATTATCTGAAGTAACCACTTCTAAATATACCTAAATAGTGTACAACCTTTAGTAGTATAGCCACATGTCATTTCACAAAACTACAAATTTACTAGTGAATTCAGTGTGAACTAATGAACTTAGTGAACGTGTTTTCACATGAAATACTTTAACAGGTTGAGACCTGGGagagaaaacacatttaagGAAGAACCTTTCCTTACCACTACCTAAACAATCTATTTTAGGATGTGAGAACAGATATagttattgtaaaaaaaaaatttaattttagaaatctTTGCCTTTTGAAGACATCAACAAGTGGGATACCAGAGGCACTTGTATCACAAGAAAATGCTGTATCAGGCTTTGGTCTCCTAAACTGCAGAAGATCCTTTCCGGGTAAACaataattacaattaaaatgctaattttgAATAAATCAAATTAATAGACTTCCTGACCCTTGGAATGCACTCGTTTTTACAGCCTGCAATTCTCGCATTTATGTGCATATGGATTTTTTGGGACACGAACTCAATGCCACTTACACTAAAGGACATAGGGCCTGTCAGCAGCTTTGCACAGACATGATCCGCTGCCAATTTTTTACCTACTTTCCACTCCAGGATTCATGCAATGAGGAAAGGTGAGacatattttctaaaatgttcaAATTACTGCCTTGGTGAAGGAGTACTTTGtgttctgcattaaaaaaaaaaaaaaaaaaaaaaaagtacaaacaAAATTTGTATAAATTTATTGCCAGAAAGTGTGAGTGCCACCTAAGAATGTCTTCAAATGGATCTCCAGTGAAAATAGTACACGGTCCAGGAAGAATCTCTGGATACTCACTAAgactatgtaaaaaaaaagccagtacTGGTAAGTAAAACCTCTTTCATGTAAAAAAGTGCTTAAGTGACTTCAGTacagtttttctttattattatttggtcGTATTGCATTGGTTGCCCTGTCACAATGGGTCACCTTGTGAAGTTAAAGAATGTTCTGACAAAGTGAAGGCAGCCAGGTCTGCAAGTTGTAAACACCAACAATAGCATAAACTTCATTATCATATACCATAAAAGGTTTGTAATGTATCTGGTATCACCTTCTTTGAAATAGGTAAGTCCCTATTCAGTGCTCAGCAGTAGTGTCATCTTCATTTTTCACTGGTGAGTGCAAATTATGTTTAAGtacagttttaaattatttctgcagtgtGCATGCAGCGTTCTGCAGGAACTATTAGAATTATTGGAGGGACAGATTCCTCCCCTGGGGAATGGCCCTGGCAGGTCAGCTTGCATGTGAAGCTGTCTCGCCGGAGACACCTCTGCGGGGGCTCTATCATCAGCAGCCTCTGGATTCTTACAGCTGCTCACTGTGTCATCAGGTGAGGCCTGAATGTACGGgtacaaataaaaccaaaattttatCCAGTGTGTGAGGGAAGTCGAGATTcacctttcaaaaaaataaaaatgaggacTAGAACAAAAGAAGCTCTTTTATGTAACCAAAGGTAAACTTCTAAGGTAGACTTCTCATATCCTTAATGTAACTGGAACTCCGTACACAGTAACACAGGATTGTACTACTGATGTACTACATACATCTAGAAGACTGAATTATAAAGCAGATACCAAGATACATGACATTCTCAGGCAATATAAGCTTTTTCTTACTGTAATACTGCACCTTCTATCAAGGAAAATCTGTTTcaaaaaaacttcaaagaatGTATCTCAGAGGTTTTTCTGTCAAACTTGAATTTAATAAGACTAGTTGgtatttattaattaatatagaaattattcaaatatatttgcaaAGTTTAATTAAGACAAGCTTTGTATCTTCTCTATTGCATGTGCCAAAACTTCTATGTTGTGATCATGGTAGAATATCACAGTGAAATATTCTGTAAGCTTACTCAAGGTGAAGTTGAAATAACAAAGGTTAACTGGAATTTTTCATATAGGCCCATGATATTACGTGCTCTAATCAGTATGACACATGGCTAGTGTCATTTCCCTAGCAAATAAGTGTCAGAATAGGCTCTACTTGAGCTTATATTCCCAACCCTATTTTAATTAGTAGAAAAGATGTTGTGTTGGAATGGATGGAAAgaaatggatggaaaaaaaaaataaaagagagagagaaagggtaAGAGGGCAGAAGGTagaggaggatgaagaaggTAGAAAGTCTGATCTGAAgtttaggaaagagaaaactgaCATAGGGATGAAAATATGAATAGGGAGAGGAATAGGTAGAAGAAGACATGAAGGAAACAGACAAATcgaacctttttttttttagttttgagagtgtaaaactgaaaaaaattgaaagaaggATGTTAGTGCTGTTCACTGTGCACTCAGTCTTTACACAACTTCTAAATCAGTGCATATCTTTTGCCACagatttattgtttttctttttccctcagcCTTGAGAATCCCAACATTTGGCGTGTTTATGctggtattttaaaacaatcagAAATAAATGAGGATACGCCCTTCTTCAAGGTGGAAGAGATTATTGTTCACCCTCAGTATAAATATGCACAGACTGGATATGACATTGCTTTATTGAAACTTGATAAGCCTATGAATTTCACTGGTATGTGGTGTATTTCAGAGGAAATCTGAGAATGTTCAGGGTGACACAGGGGTGGCATCAGTATAGCAGTGCATGACACCTGGGCTGGCTTCCTTTAATGTGCAGTTACTGGGGTTTGAGGTGGATCTTATTTTGAGGTAAATCTTATTTAGAGGAGaatctttgaaaagaaactgGGTGGCTTTAATGTGACTGGAGTGATATATAGTGCAAGGAACACAGAATAACATGGAGGCTATCATGAGGGGGTCACATATGTGCCCACAAAACCTCAATGTTGCAATTGTCTCTGCTGGTCAGACTAATATTTTAATCATATTTTAGATCTTCAACTACCTATTTGCCTGCCATCAAAAGAAGACACTAATGTACTTTATAATGACTGCTGGATAACTGGATGGggttacagaaaagaaaaaggtacaCTAAAATATTCAAACAGAGAGTTCTTGAATTTGCAAAATTCATGTAGTTAAAATATCCCAATATCTCCCAACATTatcccaaaataaaataataaataaaataaaacataaaataaaataaagaaaaaaaagaccccccttttctttttaaaagaaaattccactATGCTTTTGTCTACAATATTGCTATCTGGTCAGCactgtaatgtaatgtaatcCCTAACTTCTAGTAAGACATCATAAAACATATAAGGAAGATGTAATAACCCCATGCTCTGAGACAAAATTTAGATATTCTAAATTGCTTGATACAATAATTTGAAATCTGTAAGAATGCAATCTTAAAAATATCCTGTACAGcaatcaaatttttttcttaaagtattTCTGGACAGATTCTAGCTTAGTCTGTTTGCAAAAAACAGTACATATCCTCCTTTTCATGCTCTCAGCTGAAAAAAGACAACTGGCCTAACACTCAGCTGTGAAGTTTTGAATTATAGTATGCACAGAAcccaggttttggggtttttttatgtggtTGTATTCATATGACTTTAGAAACTGGAGACTGAAGTATGTTGCTTTTATGATTCTGAAGACTGATCATAAAAAATGCCACTGGCTTTTGTGTTTTGATAGCAGGTGGGATTTAAACTCCTCTGATTTGCATGGATGTAGACCAAATACTTGTAAATTATCAAAGTCTGTTTTtacatgcatttatttatttatatttttatgtgtagtatttttttgtgtgtgcatatatatatatatatacatacacacgCACCTAAtataaacagcatttttttccttcatacaCCTTCAATTTTCAGGTTAGAGTTCAATGTGAAATCTAAAAAATTTAGGCATATTGGACTGATTTCTTCTGTTGATTTCCACTAAAAGGATGCTCTCAAATACTCTTATTTACCTTATGTGCAAATCTCTCCACCCTGTAAACTTCTAGGGCATGAAGCAGCACAGATTTGGCAGCTGGGAGGTTCCAAATCTATTGTAACACATGACTGAGAAATACTTGTTAATAACCCAAAGCAACATTCTTAATGGGCATTCATGTTCCACAGGTCATTGTACTAACAGCTGTACTACAAGTATTCATTGCAAATTACAAGGGAGTTTTGAAGCTGGACCAGTCATGAGACCTAGAATGGCATcataaaaacattcaaaatagCAGACAATTCAGATTGCTTActaatacaaaaaaagaaaaagcagtgtcATGAACATTTAAAATCACTCCAAAAGCAGTGGCCTCATTGTCATATTACTGTATGGGCATTTCTAGAAACtaatttaaacttttatttacCTATAAGCAAACATTTCTCTGTTCATACCACCTATTACATAGGTCGTGTAGAAGACATTCTTCAGAAGGCTACTGTTCCCCTCATGTCAAAGGAAGAATGCCAGGCAAGGTACCGGAAGCACAGAATAGGTGACAAAGTGATCTGTGCTGGATACGATGAAGGTGGAAGGGATGCTTGTAAGGTAATGAAAAGAACTAGGAGATAGCCATATGCTCCAAACATTCATTCAAACGTGTAActgaattctgtatttctaaatTGAAGTTAGAAAAATATGGTTATTAATAGAACAGTTGATTAACTTGTCACTTTTGTGTGTCAAAAGCACTGTAAACCAAGGTATATACAAAGTATTTCTTATTATGTGACACTGAAATCTTTAGGGATAGGCTCCCTGGATAAGAAACTcagagtgtgtgtgtatataaacaTAGCATATATTTTGGGAATAAATCAGTATTCCTTCAGAGTATCAGAAATCCAAAGACAGCAAGTATAGCATCTCAaagtatttctcaaaaaaacccatatattCTATGTgatgattttatttcttgacATGAAATACAGTATGTGTAAGCTTATTTTAGAGTATACACTGGGTACAAACCAGAAGGGGCACTGCTAACAATACTAATAAAATGCAAGGGGAATGGAAGGCAAACAGGTGAGCAGACTGGGTTGTTCATTGTTAAGAGCTGAAAATGTCACAACAGTGAGACAAATTATCTGTTTTTGTGTAAACTCATACACTTTCATTAATTTACATATTTGAAGTTAATTTatgcaagaagaaaatactaTGATTAATAAGATTGAATTTTCTATAACATACAGTATTTTCACTTTAAGCACTTACCAGTTacaatttttatgttaaaaaaatttctgttaCTATGATCACTATTGAgtaataaggaagaaaaatacttggaGCTGGGAAGTAATTTTTCCTCTATGCAAATTAAGCTTTCTTTATCTGATACAGTGTACCAGAACATAAAGATgccattttataaaaaataacacatttacTGTTGTCTCAGCTACTCATAACAGATACAGTAAGGAATCTTATGTTCAGAAAGATCATTTaggaacaggaaaataaaacagaaaggtGTTTTATCCTGAGGGTGATGGGGTCACTGAAACATGATAGGCCACGTTGATAATTGAGGTTTGCATGCTAAAAGCAAGATCATCAGAGAAAAAATTGGCAAATTTACTGTTTTTCTCACTTGCACATGTAGCCTTCACTGAGTTTTAAACCAGTGAATGTAGACCAATTGaaaaaaactccccaaaacaGTAGTTCTGAGCTTTCATGATAAGTGGAAATCATTTTCAAtgactgtaaaatatttacaagtcAATTTCCTTGAAATCCAGAAAATTTTCTTCACTACTCTCTTAATTACCCTTAGGTGAAAGTTATTTAAGTCTAGGGAGTTATGCTGGCATTAATGCTGAATAATGCTGGGTTTAATCCAGGCACTTTTTTTACTGATGTGGGCTCTTCATTGCATGCtctgtcttttttctcctgtgaccCAGGGAGATTCAGGAGGGCCGCTGTCATGCAAGCACGAGGAGGTGTGGTACCTGGTGGGCATCACCAGCTGGGGTGAAGGGTGCGCTCGCCCTGGGCAGCCAGGTGTCTACACAAAAGTTGCTGAATACTCAGACTGGATTCTAGAAAAAACTACCTAGCATGAGAGTAACCTGCTGTCTCAAAGTGACGTCGTGAAATAATAACCCTAGGAGCAATGGGATGAAGTGTAGTAGcactttttaaatgctgtttctgtTAGCCTGAGATGCAAAAagacttgattaaaaaaaaaaacagtagaaaagcaggaatgagtgacatttgctattaCTAAATAAAAAGCCATAACACAAATAAATCCCGTGGTCACTGatttggcagagaaaaaaaaaatgtctgaacCATTGACTTCTTCTGTTCTTGCTAGCATAAAATGCAAATGGATGATGCTGGAGGGTGTGTGTGGACCTGGGAGTTGGGAACTTATTCTGACTTCTGAGGTTTGGGCACAGCAATGAAGAGTTCTTTCCCTTGTCCCCATTTGGTTGAAATGGGCCAACCAGTTAGAAACTTACTGAGGGGCTTGGGTAAGGGAAGCTTAGGAAGGGAGAAGCCTAGACAGTTGTATAAAGCTTGTTTCCTCAGGGAATTAGCTGAAAAAGTATTGGTACTGAactaaagaacaaaaccagaggCCTCAGCAGGTTTTTTGGTAACAATTTTCCAAGTATGGTAACAGCGCTGTCTTTCACTGACATTATTCTAATTTTAGTGGAAAGTTTTGTGAGGGACTGATAATGTGGGTCTAATTCCCTTGAAGCTGACTATCCAAAAAGTCAATAAAAGATTAATCCCTTTAGATAAATTTATGTCATTGATTTTTaatacaatatatttttattttccagatccCTAACCCTCTTGATTAAGGGAACcgctttcttcttttcctttacctcctttttttctttcctccttatTTTGTGTCAGGTAGCAAATGCACTTCATGGCCAAAATTAACAGTAATGTGAGAAGCAGAACTAAAAGCTTTATTGCTTTCCCATAGTAAGAGGGAGCATTTCACACTGACTGAGAAAGAAAGGTGCAGGACTTAGCATTGTCTTTGCCAAACTTCATCAGTTTTTTTCCAATCATCAAAGTTACCTTAATTGCTGGAATGTGTTCTGGAGGGCTACTCAAAACTGCCACACACACATTGTATGTTGTGGAGGTGAACAGCAGGACTGGCTTTACAAGTAAATAAGGTCATAGTGTTAGAAATGAAATGCCAAATTCTGGGAGAAAACAATCAAGCTGctaaaaattacttctgcattaagtttttttatgctttatttgtaaataacacagtggaaaaataaagttCCACAACTAAAAGCTTACAGACAGTTGTATCTCTGGGTAAGTGTCCAAAGAGCTTTTCAAGGTGTGCAGCGTTAAATGACTGTAGCCAACACACCTGAAATTCCAAATCTGTATTCAAAGGCAGAGtagtttggttttgtctgtttttaaagaatcaaaatgcaaagcagataTGAAAATGGTTCAAATGTAGCAGGAGGAGAGTGGGAatggtgctgctgcaggcacatCTTAGGAAAGAAGTGTGCTGCCTTCCACAGTGGGCTCCCAGGAATGTGATTTGTCAACACTGGTGGTGCACAGTGCAGTCTCCTGCTTTGGGAGTCCCCCACGCAGGCTCCTCAGGGAGCCACCAGGTGACATCTGGCATGTGGTGAGGGGGTTGGatcaaggaggagagggaaagcacATCACTGTACTGGGAATGAATATCACTCTACTGGGATTTTTTGCCAACACTGCAGAAGAGAATAGGAGATAAAGGTGGGGGCTGATGTCTTTTTCATGCTCTGCTCTACAAACGCTCTAAATATCAGCACATCTCAGACATGGTGTCAAGAACCGAGAGACTTAAGTAAGGGACTGagaaagagtaggaaaaaatagaaaatgaaaaaaaccaaaaagtttcCTGGCATTCAAATGTGGTTCATGTCCTCATGGGGAAAGaatgaagacagctggaaaagagctgctgaagaaaCAAAGGAATTGCTTCAGCATGAAAACAGAGACTGGAACTCTCTAAAGAAGGATCATCTTGAGACCACCCAAAATAACTCTCTGTCTATACACCAGCTGTGTATTTGCTAAAGAGCATACACAATGTCAAACTGATAACCTTTTAATGCTTTCTTATAACTGCTGTCATCAGCTTCTTTCCTAAATGCAAGCAAAATGCatatgctttttgttttgtggcattgccttttattacttttttctttggtttttttttttttttttttttttttttttttttttttttgttgttgttgttgttgttgttgttgttgttgttgttgttgttgtgttgtgttgtgttttgttttgttttctgatacAGCTCTCCAGGTTGTGGCTACTAGAGTAATGAAGAAGAATGGGGAATGGCACCTCAGGAGTGCTCTGTAGACCTCAGGTTTTGAATCAAAACCTACATGTTTTGATTCTTGAGGTGTGACCAGTATGCCAAAGGAAACTTAGCTGATCCTGTGGAAAGGATAAGGTATCTCAGTGACTGAATAAATCCTTCATGAGCAGCTGTTGACCTGATAAAATATCTTACTCCAATATATTTTCCCTTGTCTGTGCATACATAACAAATTCCTGATAGCTAAAGGCAAATAACAGGAATAAATATTATGTGAAGAATGTAGGAGTTCCTAGTAGTGTTACAAATTATTTATAACTTCATTTAAGAATAATGAATGTGAGGGATTGTCTGCCCTTTCTGTGGCTATATACACCAGCATAACATGTACTTCATTGAAACTTCTGGACCTATAGATAGAAACTAAGAATTATGTTGCATAGACTTTCTGGTATTAATAGGTATCTTGCACTAAATGAGAAGCAGTTTATGACCTTTATTTATTCTCCCTTCTTCACTGCCTCCTTggagcaaaataatttttagaactCAATAACCACAAATCCTATCTCCATCTTGTTAAAGAAAGGCCTGGCCTTAAACTTTGAATCTGCCTCTGTTTATGAAGGTACAGAGCTCAAACATCAGTGCTGCAGTTGTTATTTTGATTAATGGCAGTGTCTCTGGTGTTGTTGTATATTCAGCTCTTTAGTTACACTGAAAATCACTAAAGCTTATAAACTTTCTAACAGTATATATATTCAGAAATCTCGCAAGGAGCAAGCACCACAGTTGATGTATTAAATGGCAGCATTAGTCTGAACTGAGTTTTTGTACAAATAAGGCTCCTGATCACAGAAATTTACAGTCCTATTCAGACACAGATGAAACACTCTATCTGCAGTGAAAGCCTTGAGAGCAATTAGTTCCTCATAAAGTCAGGCATGCTGCGATGCTTCTCAAATGGACTCTTTAACTTGTAATACCATTCTCTGTAGTTATTTTAATAGAATtgtaaaccaaacaaaaccagctccCTATTAAACTGATGATGCAGTGTGTTTCCTACCACTGCTGATGCTTTGCCTCATGCCTGAAGCTAAATTATGTCTTCTTGGAAGTGACCTGAGCTGGGAACAAGAAAACATGAAGCCTCTTATTTCTTCAGTCTGGGAGAATTAAAAATTCTTACAGTGAAGATGTACAGATACCATCAAGGCTgcccatttcctctgctttcccagcacAGGGTGAGAGAACAATTTGGTGTGAGTTTTCAGTATGTTTTACTTGTactctgaaaaattattttttctgctatgaTGAAAAATGCATCTGATGCTGAAAAACAAGGAACTggacagaatgaaaataattaatggGTGTGATCTTTATAGTAGGAGAACTCACTCGGTTAAATTAAACTGTGGATTCTTATTCCCTTCCTAATTTCCAGAATGTAGGGAGGATTCTTTGGGAAATTACTGCTAGTTCATTGTGTTTATGAAATATCTGCATTATAATATATTAGAAATGTGTTTCCACTTCAAATAGGgggcaaaattaatttttctctttgaaaaataatagcAGATATgaaattttacatatttatagtCAAGCATTTTCTGGAATAGTATAtgaattggtttttttctgtagtttttgtGCTGTTAATCAAGTTATAGATACATATAGATGTATTAGAGTTACTGTGGAATATATGTATGttacaagattattttttcatgaGAGTTATGCAGCAGAGATATAAAACTGCTGGCTTGcatcttcttattttttcttcactttcacaGGATATTAGAAAAGCGATCTGGAGAAAGTCTTTAGAGATCAAGTAGTACACCATCCTGCTCTCACACACAACCAAGAACCCCCATATCATTCATGACTGGAGTTTCTCTAGCCTCCAGCAACAGAGGTTCTACAGTCACCTTGGACAAGCTATTCCAGCACTCAGTGATCTTTAC comes from the Heliangelus exortis chromosome 4, bHelExo1.hap1, whole genome shotgun sequence genome and includes:
- the LOC139795969 gene encoding coagulation factor XI-like isoform X7, translated to MFRMIWIYQTFSFIFLLASVDSECVTQIYENTYFQGGDLTTVFTPNANYCQVVCTYHPTCLLFTYLPVGWTKDPAKRFSCYLKDSDTEMLPKVGMEGAISGHSLKQCDIQISACSPDVHIGLDMEGEIYDVTVADSYQQCQKRNLCLLKTSTSGIPEALVSQENAVSGFGLLNCRRSFPACNSRIYVHMDFLGHELNATYTKGHRACQQLCTDMIRCQFFTYFPLQDSCNEERKCECHLRMSSNGSPVKIVHGPGRISGYSLRLCKKKASTVCMQRSAGTIRIIGGTDSSPGEWPWQVSLHVKLSRRRHLCGGSIISSLWILTAAHCVISLENPNIWRVYAGILKQSEINEDTPFFKVEEIIVHPQYKYAQTGYDIALLKLDKPMNFTDLQLPICLPSKEDTNVLYNDCWITGWGYRKEKGRVEDILQKATVPLMSKEECQARYRKHRIGDKVICAGYDEGGRDACKGDSGGPLSCKHEEVWYLVGITSWGEGCARPGQPGVYTKVAEYSDWILEKTT